A window from Leptothermofonsia sichuanensis E412 encodes these proteins:
- a CDS encoding PAS domain S-box protein has translation MVESKNIETDRPMQSIDSSLTAAINWHPPTIAANASLKAAIALLRETESPCLLVVEADSSRLVGSFSERDGLRFIGLDTDAMTQPVSTVISNQNLVLNHTDLQDIDFVLTLFQQHQISALPIINDQHQPVGLITANSLLKAIRHREQNDQNARSELQSEGNRALDELRKNEERWQLVIQASNDGIFDIDLTTGKGCYSKRFKQMLGYSDQEFAHTREQWLELLHPDDRDRVLATKEAYLRREIPQLTQEYRLRCKDGTYKWVLDRVLAVWDEAGNPIRVLGSSTDISDRKQLELALQASETKLNNILNKVPAAIASVRFFPNGTWIVDYRSAGYLQLFGLSIEEHAADSNLWMSQVHPQDLARYLTQLRADIEAGREGKIEYRFRHADGNWHWLAETYTVQWDEKANCWIVFMVDTDITYRKQAEEALRRQQTFLRNVIDTAPNLIFAKDWNGRFVLANKATAEIYGTTVENLIGKRDADFNPNLAEVEHFLETDRQVIRTRQPRLLDETVTSAAGETRDFQTIKKPIEAMDGQSILVLGVATDISDRKQSEAALAKRERYLMALVEIQRLLLASKNNQVHHNEILQQLGLASGASRVYLFENSRDEQGNLLMSQRAEWCAEGISPEINNPMLQNLSYQDFFPRWATALSQGTIINGVVADFPDSERFVLEPQGILAILILPLIVEGEFCGFIGFDNCVTARNWDSLEISLLSAAAFALSLYKEGKQAEVALSKLLVQTQEQSIALEKARDASEAANRAKSEFLANMSHELRTPLNAILGFTQIMSHDNLLSLRNREYLTIINRSGQHLLALINDVLEMSKIEAGRLKLQSASFDLYALLDTLYEMLYLKARTKQLCLTFEQSPNVPRYITTDEGKLRQVLLNLLGNGIKFTQKGGVTLRVSVVGENFGVRKNEGEQEHQAIKPKPSIASPDHPITLCFEVEDTGSGIAPQDLQRLFTPFVQIRTGQRPSEGTGLGLSISQKFVQLMGGTITVDSVVGQGSIFRFNIQATPAQTAQPPVSYPSQRVVSLVPGHPPYRVLIMEDHWENQQVLVNLLQPVGFDVQVASNGREGIILWESWRPHVVLMDIRMPVMNGYEATRQIRAREEQIRKEGNRIGGLPETTRIIAVTSSAFDEDRSAILKTGCDDFISKPFRAEEVFAKLAQHLNVQYAYETRDEIGEMISGYDDFDSSSFCSFREEQILDSSSLDGIPADWIAQLHQAAVLGKDRWILNLIGQLPDAHSHLAQGLKAWVLDFHFDKIVELIESLGHE, from the coding sequence ATGGTGGAATCGAAGAATATTGAAACCGATCGCCCGATGCAGTCTATAGATAGTTCACTCACGGCGGCTATTAACTGGCATCCACCCACGATCGCAGCAAATGCTAGTCTGAAAGCGGCGATCGCCTTGTTGAGGGAAACAGAATCTCCGTGCCTGCTGGTGGTTGAAGCAGATTCTTCGAGACTAGTTGGTTCATTTAGCGAACGAGATGGGTTGCGCTTCATTGGTCTCGACACTGACGCAATGACTCAGCCTGTTTCGACTGTGATTAGCAATCAGAATTTAGTATTGAATCACACGGATCTCCAGGATATAGATTTTGTATTGACCCTGTTTCAGCAACACCAGATCTCTGCCCTGCCAATCATTAATGACCAACATCAACCCGTTGGTTTAATCACAGCCAATAGTTTACTCAAGGCAATCAGGCATCGAGAACAGAATGACCAGAACGCTCGTTCGGAGCTTCAGTCTGAGGGTAACCGTGCCCTGGACGAATTACGCAAGAACGAAGAGCGCTGGCAACTGGTGATTCAAGCCAGCAATGATGGCATTTTTGATATCGACCTGACAACGGGGAAAGGCTGCTACTCGAAGCGGTTTAAGCAAATGCTGGGATACTCAGACCAGGAGTTTGCCCATACCAGAGAGCAATGGCTCGAACTTCTGCACCCGGACGATCGCGATCGTGTCCTTGCTACCAAAGAAGCTTACCTCAGACGAGAGATTCCACAGTTAACGCAAGAGTACCGTCTGCGTTGCAAGGATGGCACATACAAATGGGTTCTGGATCGGGTTTTGGCAGTGTGGGATGAGGCTGGAAACCCGATTCGAGTTTTGGGTTCCAGTACAGATATCAGCGATCGCAAACAGCTTGAACTTGCCCTGCAAGCTTCGGAAACAAAACTCAACAATATTCTTAATAAGGTGCCAGCGGCAATTGCCAGTGTTCGGTTTTTTCCGAATGGCACCTGGATTGTGGATTACCGCTCAGCCGGATATTTACAACTCTTTGGCCTTTCCATTGAGGAGCATGCCGCCGATTCTAATCTGTGGATGTCACAAGTGCACCCGCAGGATCTGGCCCGATACCTGACCCAACTCCGGGCTGATATCGAGGCAGGGCGGGAGGGGAAAATTGAGTACCGTTTCCGCCATGCTGATGGAAACTGGCACTGGTTGGCTGAAACCTACACTGTGCAATGGGATGAGAAGGCAAATTGCTGGATTGTGTTCATGGTCGATACGGATATTACCTATCGCAAACAGGCCGAAGAAGCCCTGAGGCGGCAACAAACATTTCTTCGCAATGTGATTGATACCGCACCCAATCTGATTTTTGCCAAAGACTGGAACGGTAGATTTGTTCTGGCAAACAAAGCCACTGCCGAAATTTATGGCACAACGGTTGAAAACTTGATTGGTAAAAGAGATGCAGACTTCAATCCTAATCTGGCTGAAGTTGAGCACTTTCTGGAGACAGATCGGCAGGTCATCCGTACTCGCCAACCCAGGCTGCTGGATGAAACCGTGACTTCTGCCGCTGGCGAAACTCGTGATTTTCAGACCATCAAAAAACCGATTGAGGCCATGGATGGTCAATCTATCTTAGTCCTTGGCGTGGCAACCGATATCAGCGATCGCAAACAGTCAGAAGCCGCCCTGGCAAAGCGGGAACGATATCTCATGGCCTTAGTAGAGATTCAACGCCTGCTACTTGCTTCCAAAAATAATCAAGTCCACCATAACGAAATCCTCCAGCAATTGGGGTTAGCCTCTGGGGCATCGAGAGTTTACTTGTTTGAAAATAGCCGGGATGAGCAGGGCAACCTGTTGATGAGTCAACGCGCCGAGTGGTGTGCGGAAGGAATCTCACCCGAAATCAACAACCCGATGCTGCAAAACCTTTCCTATCAAGATTTTTTCCCCCGGTGGGCAACCGCTTTATCCCAGGGAACCATCATCAACGGTGTCGTTGCAGATTTTCCTGATTCAGAGCGTTTTGTTCTGGAACCCCAGGGCATTCTTGCCATTCTGATTTTGCCCCTGATTGTAGAAGGGGAATTTTGTGGATTTATTGGGTTTGACAACTGTGTGACAGCCCGAAACTGGGACAGTTTAGAAATTAGTCTTCTGAGTGCGGCGGCGTTTGCGCTGTCTCTTTATAAAGAGGGCAAACAGGCAGAGGTCGCTTTGTCAAAACTTCTGGTCCAAACTCAAGAGCAATCCATCGCTTTGGAAAAAGCCAGAGATGCTTCGGAAGCTGCCAATCGGGCTAAAAGCGAGTTCCTGGCAAACATGAGCCATGAGTTGCGCACGCCCCTCAATGCGATCCTAGGCTTCACTCAGATTATGAGCCATGACAATCTCCTCAGCCTGCGCAACCGGGAGTATCTGACGATCATTAACCGCAGTGGACAACACTTACTGGCGTTGATCAATGATGTGTTAGAAATGTCCAAAATTGAGGCAGGCAGGCTGAAGCTGCAATCTGCCAGCTTCGATCTTTACGCGCTACTGGATACTCTCTACGAGATGCTTTATCTCAAAGCCAGGACTAAGCAACTGTGCCTCACATTTGAACAGTCTCCCAATGTCCCCCGATATATCACTACGGATGAAGGAAAACTGCGGCAGGTTTTGTTAAATCTGTTGGGCAATGGGATTAAGTTTACGCAGAAAGGGGGCGTGACCCTGCGGGTGTCCGTGGTGGGTGAGAATTTTGGAGTGCGTAAAAATGAGGGCGAGCAGGAGCACCAGGCCATCAAGCCAAAACCATCGATCGCTTCCCCCGATCACCCCATCACCCTTTGCTTTGAGGTTGAAGACACGGGGTCTGGTATTGCCCCCCAGGATTTACAACGACTGTTCACGCCTTTTGTGCAAATCCGTACAGGGCAGCGACCTTCTGAAGGCACTGGCCTGGGATTAAGCATTAGCCAGAAGTTTGTCCAGTTGATGGGAGGCACCATCACCGTTGACAGTGTAGTCGGTCAAGGTAGTATTTTTCGGTTTAATATTCAGGCTACCCCAGCTCAAACGGCACAACCCCCTGTCTCCTATCCATCACAACGGGTTGTCAGTCTGGTTCCCGGCCACCCGCCCTACCGTGTGCTGATTATGGAAGACCATTGGGAAAATCAGCAGGTTTTGGTGAATCTACTGCAACCCGTAGGGTTTGATGTCCAGGTTGCCAGCAACGGGCGAGAGGGCATAATTCTTTGGGAAAGCTGGCGTCCGCATGTGGTGTTGATGGATATACGAATGCCAGTCATGAATGGCTATGAGGCAACCCGGCAAATCCGGGCGAGGGAGGAACAGATTCGCAAAGAAGGGAACCGGATTGGCGGGTTGCCTGAGACGACCAGGATCATTGCGGTCACCAGTAGCGCCTTTGATGAAGATCGCTCGGCTATTTTGAAGACAGGGTGTGATGATTTTATCAGCAAGCCAT
- a CDS encoding putative bifunctional diguanylate cyclase/phosphodiesterase — protein MSEDAHQTSFGHGGDTESSSISYLKDATLYICHELRTPLTSIQGALGLLNTGQLGCLSDEGQRILAIAINNANRLVRLANAIENRPILPMTVLSDEVIQQLQLENELHEALERQEFCLVYQPIISTDNHQILGFEALARWHHPTRGMIPPAIFIPLAEKMGCIHVLGMKILERACNQISAWQQQFPSTPPLTVSVNLSALQLMQPGLSQEIQHILAESRIAPDSLKLEITESALIENQESALAVLLELRALGIQLYVDDFGTGYSSLNRLQGLPIDVLKIDRSFIQSKQWDISEMIVQLATRLGLEVIAEGVETTEDLAALQAVGCTKMQGYLFSKPLDSQAASALIQSFRSSTEMQANRHLHVSKSFTPLPEAT, from the coding sequence ACCATTGACTTCCATTCAAGGAGCACTTGGGCTTCTAAACACCGGGCAGTTGGGTTGTTTGTCCGATGAGGGGCAGCGCATACTGGCGATCGCGATCAACAATGCCAATCGTTTGGTTCGTCTGGCCAATGCCATTGAAAACAGGCCCATCCTGCCAATGACCGTTTTATCAGACGAAGTCATTCAGCAACTACAGCTAGAGAATGAATTGCATGAGGCGCTTGAACGCCAGGAATTTTGCCTGGTATACCAGCCCATTATTTCGACTGACAACCATCAAATCCTTGGATTTGAAGCCTTGGCTCGCTGGCACCATCCCACCAGAGGCATGATCCCGCCTGCGATCTTTATTCCACTAGCAGAGAAGATGGGATGTATTCATGTCCTGGGTATGAAAATTCTGGAGCGCGCCTGTAACCAGATTTCTGCCTGGCAGCAGCAATTTCCCTCTACGCCACCCCTGACGGTTAGTGTCAATCTCTCTGCTCTGCAACTTATGCAGCCCGGTTTAAGTCAAGAGATCCAGCACATTCTGGCAGAAAGCCGAATTGCGCCAGACAGTTTGAAGCTAGAAATTACTGAGAGTGCCTTAATTGAAAATCAGGAAAGTGCCCTTGCCGTGCTTTTAGAACTGAGAGCACTGGGAATCCAGCTTTATGTGGATGATTTTGGTACAGGTTATTCCTCCTTGAATCGCTTGCAGGGGTTACCCATTGATGTATTGAAAATTGATCGCTCCTTTATTCAAAGTAAACAATGGGATATCAGCGAAATGATCGTTCAGTTAGCCACCAGGCTGGGATTGGAGGTAATTGCAGAAGGGGTTGAAACCACTGAAGACCTGGCAGCATTGCAGGCAGTGGGCTGTACCAAAATGCAGGGTTATCTGTTTTCCAAACCACTGGACAGTCAGGCGGCAAGTGCTCTCATCCAATCTTTTCGGTCAAGTACTGAAATGCAAGCTAATCGTCATCTCCATGTTTCCAAATCGTTTACGCCATTGCCTGAGGCAACTTAA